One Microplitis demolitor isolate Queensland-Clemson2020A chromosome 2, iyMicDemo2.1a, whole genome shotgun sequence DNA segment encodes these proteins:
- the LOC103578054 gene encoding sodium- and chloride-dependent GABA transporter 1-like: protein MTEKMYYWGEEREPVDPEQTFIEFKAKITPAGESSRAGSKKITTSPQIRSCNEPVVGISREDDEERGGWGNKLDFLFSCISVSVGLGNVWRFPYLCYKNGGGAFLVTYGIAMIFCGIPIFFQEVAVGQYLGAGGMTLVGQLCPILQGVGYATMTIVFFLDVYYCIIIAWTLFYLISTFARLTNLPWSSCDNWWNTDDCFDASNGTDLKKFQASHSVNLTHNESYHHTTPVEEYWERRVLGITGGIEEIGGMQWELLGCLLIGWLLVYFIIRRGLHQSGKIIWFSALFPYVVLFILLGRAVTLDGAETGLLYYVTPRWDELLKPGPWIDGATQIFFAYSIGTGALPALGSYNKFHHNCYKDALITCVVNTLTCLLGGCVTFSILGHIALEQGTEVSNVVKSGPGLVFLTYPEVVLKLVGAPVWAIIFFFMLIILGLDSEFCIVESFITGVVDNWPDTLRPHRNKFTVAICILMFLLGIPMVTHGGVYIFQLMDFYSASGMSILWVCFFQTIAISWIFGAQKFCDCIHQMMGIRLNKFWYICWLVFAPVIMAFIFVFQCVQYKPLKYGSKYEYPTWAEVVGFCLSFSSMMWIPAYAIYYVLATPGSIKENILKGIKPNIKSRTKLPTGEKSAVIPMSESSAGLITKNSSFLSQT from the exons atgactgaaaaaatgtattattggGGCGAGGAACGTGAGCCGGTTGATCCGGAGCAGACGTTCATAGAGTTCAAGGCGAAAATAACTCCGGCAGGCGAGTCATCGCGTGCTGGTAGCAAAAAAATCACGACGTCTCCGCAGATCAGGAGTTGTAATGAACCGGTTGTGGGGATAAGCCGCGAGGATGACGAAGAAAGGGGCGGCTGGGGCAATAAATTAGACTTTTTGTTCTCGTGTATCAGTGTCTCCGTGGGGTTGGGAAATGTATGGAGGTTTCCTTACCTCTGTTACAAGAATGGCGGTGGTGCTTTTCTTGTTACTTATGGGATAGCCATGATTTTCTGTGGCATCCCTATTTTCTTCCAAGAAGTCGCTGTTGGCCAGTACCTCGGGGCCGGTGGAATGACACTTGTGGGACAGTTGTGTCCTATCCTTCAAG gTGTTGGATATGCCACAATGACGATAGTCTTCTTCCTTGATGTCtattattgtataattattgCGTGGACACTATTCTACCTCATCAGCACATTTGCCAGGCTGACAAATTTACCTTGGAGCTCATGCG ACAACTGGTGGAATACCGATGACTGTTTCGACGCCTCCAATGGCAcggatttgaaaaaattccaagCAAGTCACTCGGTTAATTTGACCCATAATGAGAGTTACCATCACACTACTCCAGTTGAAGAATATTGGGa ACGAAGAGTACTGGGGATAACTGGCGGCATTGAAGAAATCGGCGGGATGCAGTGGGAACTGTTGGGCTGCCTACTGATCGGCTGGCTGCTGGTTTACTTCATAATCCGGCGGGGTCTCCATCAGAGCGGTAAGATAATCTGGTTTTCAGCATTGTTCCCGTACGTCGTGCTTTTCATTCTTTTGGGAAGAGCTGTCACTCTGGACGGAGCTGAAACCGGTCTTCTTTACTACGTGACTCCTCGGTGGGACGAACTTCTCAAACCGGGACCGTGGATTGATGGTGCGACCCAGATCTTCTTTGCCTACAGCATCGGGACTGGCGCATTACCGGCTCTTGGTTcttacaataaatttcatcataactgctacaa agatGCACTTATAACATGCGTAGTAAATACTTTGACTTGTTTACTCGGTGGGTGCGTTACATTCTCGATACTTGGTCATATTGCTCTCGAACAAGGCACTGAAGTATCGAATGTTGTTAAGAGCGGTCCTGgtttagtatttttaacgTATCCTGAAGTTGTTTTGAAACTTGTTGGCGCTCCTGTTTgggcaattatttttttcttcatgttaatt ATCCTGGGGCTCGACAGTGAATTCTGTATAGTCGAGTCTTTCATCACCGGAGTCGTCGATAATTGGCCTGACACTTTGCGACCTCATCGTAACAAGTTCACCGTAGCTATTTGCATTCTCATGTTCCTGTTAGGTATTCCCATGGTTACTCAC GGCGGAGTTTACATTTTCCAACTGATGGACTTTTACTCGGCTAGCGGTATGTCAATACTGTGGGTATGTTTCTTCCAAACAATAGCAATATCTTGGATATTTGGTGCACAAAAATTCTGCGACTGTATTCATCAAATGATGGGGATACGGCTCAATAAATTTTGGTACATTTGTTGGCTTGTGTTTGCGCCGGTTATTATGGCT TTTATCTTCGTCTTCCAATGTGTCCAATACAAGCCCCTAAAATACGGAAGCAAATATGAGTACCCGACGTGGGCTGAAGTAGTGGGATTTTGTCTGAGTTTCTCATCGATGATGTGGATCCCTGCATACGCTATTTACTACGTTCTGGCCACACCTGGATCAATCAAAGAG aatattttaaaaggaATAAAACCCAACATCAAATCGAGGACAAAATTACCAACAGGAGAAAAATCAGCCGTGATCCCAATGTCCGAGAGCAGCGCGggattaattacaaaaaacagTAGTTTTTTAAGTCAAACATGA